A segment of the Carya illinoinensis cultivar Pawnee chromosome 1, C.illinoinensisPawnee_v1, whole genome shotgun sequence genome:
ttctttttctttcaatccttTAGCTTTCGAATGTTAGTTTTCTATGCTtcctttcatttatttatatgatttgGAAAAAGCAAGTCTATTCCCTTGTTTTCTTAGGTTACGTTTAAGGATCCAGAGTCAGCCGCAAGAGCGTGTCAAAATCCATCTCCTGTCATTGATGGAAGAAGAGCAAACTGCAATCTGGCATCTCTTGGTGCACAGAAGACTCGTCCACCAACTCCTCAACAAGGTCTCcgtcttcttcatttctttttcccttttttgttaTGTCTCAAGATTTTGGTATATAGACAGTTAGGCGTTTCAATATGTACTTGCTTTACAAAGGTTAATGATCCTCAAGTATTCTTCTGATATGGAATCATGAAACAATGTGATACGAGCATGGTTTGGATTACAGGGTATTCAACCCTCAACATGCTTTTTCCATTTTCACAATGGGATTTCTTTCCATCCAGCTCTCTATTTTTCATTCTGCCATCCATTTCAAACTGGGaaagttttctattttattatttatctagctttaagaaaataatttcactgaatatttatttgatgctaaaatgaaatatatgggGATCTGAAGGCCCTAGTCTACagaaattaattttgttttgaaccTAAATTTTCAGGTTCAGGGCGGTTTGGACGAGCAGCTGGCGTAGTTACCCCACCTGCTTATCAGGGCACATATTACCATCAACCTACGGGTCAATACACTTATCCTTATTCGGCTTATGGGTAAGCAAGAAAGATCAAAGAGGAAAATCTGTCTAATGTTTTGTTctcggttttgttttgttttcggttttgttttgttttgtcttttgttttttttttttttttttataattttatttaaaaaaaaaaaaaaacctttttggTCAACTCTCAGGTACACTGGATATTCCCATGATGCGATGTATCCCACGGTTAGTACATAATGTGTATTCATATCTTACAAATGGTAGATACCAATTTCATTTCATTGCttgattttgagttttgatgGAACTATCCCAGAACTATTATAGTGTTTATGGAGGTCAACAATCCTCTCCTTACTATGCCACAACAAGGGCAGCAGGGCCACCTGGGATGTTCCATAATTTGTACCCATTCTATGCGCAATATGCACAAAGTAGCCAGCCTCATGGTTTTGGAGTCCAATATCCCCAAATGGTACAGTACCCATATTTGCCTCATCACTATAGCTCCACTGGGATACTCTCTCTTCCTTCTTCAATGGCAATGCAATCTACAGTCACAGGTAGTACATTTAAGCGATTCTCCAATTTCATTTAAAGTGAATGATAATCATTTTTGATTGATTGGTTGATCGGAACACATTGGCGTCGAAAATAACTTGagaaatcaaattcaaaatgcAACAGGTGCAGCAGCAGGAACATCAGGGGTGACTGGAGCAGGTGCAAGTGCTTCGCAGGCCTCTGGAACAGCTTCTGAACAGAATTCATCTACCTAGTCTCAACTGGGGAATAACAATTTCTTGAAAGACTGACAGCTTGGATAGATGGGTGAAACACGTTGCAGACGAAAACAGGGAAAAagtgaatagaaaaaaaataaagttactAATTCAAAAGGATGGCTGATCAATTAGCCTAACAAGGAAAAGGCATCCAAGAATCAAGCGTGGAATCATTCATTCATGGAACGGCACAGAGATATGTTCAAGCTTGTTCCACTAACAGTCTTTGCTTCGTTATCAGCTCAtgttcatcttcatcatcattctTGTTTGTTTAGGACAATATGGGGCCCTTTAATTGTTTGAATAGCCGTTAGCATTAGGATAAGAACCACCTCATTCATTTATGCATTGGGAGGTAGAAACTAAATATTGGCTTTGGATTCTACCTTTTAGACTAATTGCTAGATGGTAACGTCTTGGAGCAGAGAGCATCCAATGACATGAACCTGTTTATATTGGCATTAACGGGCGCAAAAGATTGATTTTATGTCTTTTGAACCCCGATTGGTTGGTCAAGTTGAAAAGGCGAGCTCGGATAGCTCAGCCATTTTGActtgtaatttttctttgtttgttcA
Coding sequences within it:
- the LOC122311913 gene encoding RNA-binding protein 24-like isoform X2: MVGGNNPGQYNDTTFTKIFVGGLAWETQRDTMRRYFEQFGEILEAVVITDKNTGRSKGYGFVTFKDPESAARACQNPSPVIDGRRANCNLASLGAQKTRPPTPQQGSGRFGRAAGVVTPPAYQGTYYHQPTGQYTYPYSAYGYTGYSHDAMYPTNYYSVYGGQQSSPYYATTRAAGPPGMFHNLYPFYAQYAQSSQPHGFGVQYPQMVQYPYLPHHYSSTGILSLPSSMAMQSTVTGAAAGTSGVTGAGASASQASGTASEQNSST
- the LOC122311913 gene encoding RNA-binding protein 24-like isoform X1 is translated as MSQQRQFQMVGGNNPGQYNDTTFTKIFVGGLAWETQRDTMRRYFEQFGEILEAVVITDKNTGRSKGYGFVTFKDPESAARACQNPSPVIDGRRANCNLASLGAQKTRPPTPQQGSGRFGRAAGVVTPPAYQGTYYHQPTGQYTYPYSAYGYTGYSHDAMYPTNYYSVYGGQQSSPYYATTRAAGPPGMFHNLYPFYAQYAQSSQPHGFGVQYPQMVQYPYLPHHYSSTGILSLPSSMAMQSTVTGAAAGTSGVTGAGASASQASGTASEQNSST